In Mycolicibacterium phocaicum, one DNA window encodes the following:
- a CDS encoding PucR family transcriptional regulator: MAGVEEHMRELSRIMLTRVETLGEQLADRIYSRIDGYRTTPSARDNVRESCVANMTFVFHTLCADGEADLSPAEATGRQRAVEGIPLAAVMTAYRIGFRFMWESSVAAAREAGIPTESILEASARIFLSQDEFTQAMTGAYREQLTSQIMDREEERSALVEAVLLGRITDNQSLWEAADLLGLPTTGPYVVAAAEIPAIGKLGLPEIASKLAARDIRSAWRLLPDLQVGVVHLRQDATYGVLVEVLRKIATARVGLSPAFASLAETGEGLRLARLAVAGRPSRDGFVCAFDDAPLAFAAVSAPEVMNRIEESVLGGLRGLPAEERAVLSQTFQAWLDAGGSANEAAAAIFCHPNTIRHRLHRIEERTGRSLSRPRDVAELCLAFEISQRLPE, from the coding sequence ATGGCCGGGGTCGAGGAGCACATGCGGGAACTCAGCCGGATCATGCTGACGCGCGTGGAGACTCTCGGCGAGCAACTGGCCGACCGCATCTACAGCCGCATCGACGGCTACCGCACCACCCCGTCGGCGCGCGACAACGTGCGCGAAAGTTGCGTCGCCAACATGACTTTCGTGTTCCACACCCTCTGCGCTGACGGCGAGGCCGACCTGTCGCCGGCGGAAGCGACCGGCCGGCAACGCGCCGTCGAGGGCATCCCGTTGGCCGCGGTGATGACGGCCTATCGCATCGGTTTCCGCTTCATGTGGGAGAGCAGCGTCGCCGCCGCGCGGGAGGCCGGCATCCCGACCGAATCCATCCTCGAGGCCAGTGCGCGCATCTTCCTGAGCCAGGACGAGTTCACCCAGGCGATGACCGGCGCCTACCGCGAGCAGCTCACCAGCCAGATCATGGATCGGGAAGAGGAGCGGTCGGCTCTGGTCGAGGCGGTGCTGCTCGGGCGCATCACCGACAACCAGAGTCTCTGGGAGGCAGCCGATCTGCTGGGACTGCCCACGACGGGTCCGTATGTGGTTGCGGCGGCGGAGATTCCGGCCATCGGCAAGCTCGGGCTACCCGAGATCGCGAGCAAGCTCGCGGCCCGCGACATCCGCTCGGCCTGGCGCCTGCTGCCCGACCTGCAGGTCGGCGTCGTGCACCTGCGGCAGGACGCGACGTACGGCGTGCTGGTCGAGGTGCTGCGCAAGATCGCGACGGCGCGCGTCGGCCTGAGCCCGGCGTTCGCAAGTTTGGCGGAGACGGGTGAGGGCCTGCGTCTGGCCCGGCTGGCGGTGGCCGGCCGGCCGAGCCGTGATGGCTTCGTCTGCGCCTTCGACGACGCGCCACTGGCGTTCGCCGCCGTCAGTGCGCCGGAGGTGATGAACCGGATCGAGGAATCGGTACTCGGCGGGCTGCGTGGGCTGCCCGCCGAGGAGCGGGCCGTGCTGTCCCAGACCTTCCAGGCGTGGCTCGACGCCGGCGGCTCCGCCAATGAAGCCGCCGCCGCAATCTTCTGTCACCCCAACACTATTCGGCACCGGCTGCATCGCATCGAGGAGCGGACGGGACGGTCCCTGTCCCGCCCCCGCGACGTCGCCGAGCTGTGCTTGGCCTTCGAGATCAGTCAGCGCCTGCCTGAGTAG
- a CDS encoding long-chain-fatty-acid--CoA ligase: MTNLSQNLVASATRRPDSVALRCDDQTYTYAQFDDAAARVATLLRQAGIEPGDRVGVMLPNGPAFAAAFYGILYAGAVAVPMNPLLKAPEIEFYLSNTTAKALFAPPAFADEARAGAAAASAGWWIVDDAGLAALIADLPAQPAPVERAGDDTAVVLHTSGTTGKPKGAELTHGGLGRNADVCVRTLLNIGPDDVVMGCLPLFHVFGLTCGLNSAVLAGATLSLLPRFDPARTLELIERDGVTIFEGVPTMYSALLAAAGTTSTDTLRIAVSGGAAIPVQVLQDFEKTFDCPVLEGYGLSETSPVAAFNHPNRPRKPGSIGTPVEGVEMRVVDNDGAEVAQGEPGEIQIRGHNVMKGYWNLPEATAEAINADGWFATGDIARTDEDGYYYIVDRKKALIIRGGFNVYPREIEEVLYTHPAVAEAAVVGIPHDSLGEEVGAAVSLKPGIEVAADELREFVKSQVAAYKYPRRIWFLDDLPKGPTGKLLRREITIPASESDN; encoded by the coding sequence ATGACCAACCTGAGCCAGAACCTCGTCGCCAGCGCCACCCGCCGCCCCGACAGCGTCGCGCTGCGCTGCGACGACCAGACCTACACGTACGCCCAGTTCGACGACGCCGCCGCCCGCGTCGCCACGCTGCTGCGGCAGGCCGGCATCGAACCGGGTGACCGCGTGGGCGTCATGCTGCCGAACGGTCCGGCCTTCGCCGCCGCGTTCTACGGGATCCTGTACGCCGGCGCCGTCGCGGTGCCGATGAACCCGCTGCTCAAGGCGCCCGAGATCGAGTTCTACCTCTCCAACACCACGGCGAAGGCCCTGTTCGCCCCGCCGGCCTTCGCCGACGAAGCGCGGGCCGGTGCCGCCGCGGCGAGCGCGGGCTGGTGGATCGTCGACGACGCCGGGTTGGCGGCGCTGATCGCGGACCTCCCGGCCCAACCGGCGCCGGTCGAGCGCGCCGGCGACGACACCGCCGTCGTCCTGCACACGTCGGGTACGACGGGCAAGCCCAAGGGCGCCGAGCTGACCCACGGCGGCCTGGGCCGTAATGCCGACGTCTGCGTGCGGACGCTGCTAAACATCGGGCCCGACGACGTCGTCATGGGTTGCCTGCCGCTGTTCCATGTGTTCGGCCTGACGTGTGGCCTGAACTCGGCAGTGCTGGCCGGTGCGACGCTGAGCCTGCTGCCGCGCTTCGACCCGGCCCGGACGCTCGAGTTGATCGAGCGCGACGGCGTCACCATCTTCGAGGGCGTGCCGACCATGTACTCGGCACTGCTGGCCGCGGCCGGCACGACGTCGACGGACACGCTGCGGATCGCCGTCTCGGGCGGCGCCGCGATCCCGGTACAGGTGCTGCAGGACTTCGAGAAGACTTTCGACTGCCCCGTGCTGGAGGGCTACGGCCTGTCCGAGACCTCGCCGGTGGCGGCGTTCAACCACCCGAACCGGCCGCGCAAGCCCGGTTCGATCGGTACGCCGGTCGAGGGGGTCGAGATGCGCGTGGTCGACAACGACGGCGCCGAGGTGGCGCAGGGCGAGCCCGGCGAAATCCAGATCCGCGGACACAACGTCATGAAGGGCTACTGGAACCTGCCCGAGGCCACCGCGGAAGCCATCAACGCCGACGGCTGGTTCGCCACCGGCGACATCGCCCGTACCGATGAAGACGGCTACTACTACATCGTCGATCGCAAGAAGGCGCTCATCATCCGTGGCGGTTTCAACGTCTACCCACGCGAGATCGAAGAGGTGCTGTACACGCACCCGGCGGTCGCCGAGGCGGCTGTCGTGGGCATCCCGCATGACTCGCTCGGCGAGGAGGTCGGCGCCGCCGTCAGCCTCAAGCCCGGCATCGAGGTCGCCGCCGACGAACTCCGCGAGTTCGTCAAGAGCCAGGTGGCCGCCTACAAGTACCCGCGACGCATCTGGTTCCTCGACGACCTGCCCAAGGGCCCGACCGGGAAGCTCCTCCGTCGCGAAATCACCATTCCCGCAAGCGAAAGCGACAACTGA
- a CDS encoding PHA/PHB synthase family protein → MATLHPDELAAPLDLLLTSATKPFARRMLPDQTWARMAVSLAKQPGTLLERGKELAGELGSIASGESDRAPQRADKRFSDPAWQQNPLLHRIMQGYLAASDTAEKLFSDADLDWRDEARMRFVFDNAIEGLAPTNNPLISPLGWKAMIDTGGLSAVRGLKAFARDIMSSPRVPAMVEPDAYTVGETVAVTKGAVVLQTRMFELIQYAPQTPTVHTVPLLMVPPVINKYYIMDIAPGRSMIEYFVQQGQQVFAISWRNPQARHKDWDINAYGAAIIEAIDAVRAITGAAGTHLMASCSGGIITAMTAAHLAESGDGDKVASLTLAVTVLDQDRAGFASAAMSDRAAQAAIATSARKGYLDGKAMAEMFAWLRPTDLVWRYWVNNYVQGRSPAAFDVLFWNADTTRMTAALHRDMVMMGLHNSLVTPGAVSMLGTPVDLSKITCDAYVIGGIADHISPWQATYRSAKLLGSKDNRYVLSTSGHIAALVNPPGNPKASYRIGQVADGTPEEWLTEAEKSSDSWWPDYVTWLAERSGDHVDAPKTLGADGFLATGPAPGTYVLQK, encoded by the coding sequence ATGGCAACCCTGCACCCCGACGAGCTTGCGGCACCACTCGACCTGCTCCTGACGAGCGCCACCAAACCGTTCGCCCGCCGGATGCTGCCCGACCAGACGTGGGCCCGCATGGCCGTCAGCCTGGCCAAACAGCCCGGCACTCTGCTGGAGCGTGGCAAGGAGCTGGCCGGCGAGCTCGGCAGCATCGCTTCCGGGGAGTCCGACCGCGCCCCACAGCGCGCCGACAAGCGCTTCAGCGACCCTGCGTGGCAACAGAATCCGCTACTGCACCGCATCATGCAGGGCTACCTGGCCGCGTCGGACACCGCCGAGAAGCTGTTCTCCGACGCCGACCTGGACTGGCGCGACGAAGCGCGGATGCGGTTCGTCTTCGACAACGCCATCGAAGGCCTGGCGCCCACCAACAACCCGCTGATCAGCCCGCTCGGCTGGAAAGCGATGATCGACACCGGCGGGCTCAGCGCCGTCCGCGGCCTGAAAGCCTTTGCCCGCGACATCATGTCGTCGCCGCGGGTGCCCGCCATGGTCGAGCCGGACGCCTACACCGTCGGCGAGACGGTCGCCGTCACCAAAGGCGCTGTGGTGCTGCAGACCCGGATGTTCGAGCTCATCCAGTACGCACCCCAGACCCCGACCGTGCACACCGTGCCGCTGCTGATGGTGCCGCCGGTGATCAACAAGTACTACATCATGGACATCGCTCCGGGGCGCAGCATGATCGAGTACTTCGTGCAGCAGGGCCAGCAGGTGTTCGCGATCTCGTGGCGCAATCCGCAAGCCCGGCACAAGGATTGGGACATCAATGCCTATGGCGCGGCGATCATCGAGGCCATTGACGCGGTGCGCGCCATCACCGGCGCGGCCGGCACCCATCTGATGGCGAGCTGCTCGGGCGGCATCATCACCGCCATGACCGCGGCACACCTGGCCGAGAGCGGCGACGGCGACAAGGTCGCGAGCCTCACGCTGGCCGTGACGGTGCTGGACCAGGACCGGGCCGGATTCGCCTCTGCCGCAATGAGTGACCGTGCGGCGCAAGCCGCCATCGCCACGTCGGCCCGCAAGGGCTACCTGGACGGCAAGGCCATGGCCGAGATGTTCGCGTGGCTGCGACCGACCGATCTGGTGTGGCGCTACTGGGTGAACAACTACGTGCAGGGCCGCAGCCCCGCGGCGTTCGACGTGCTGTTCTGGAACGCCGACACCACCCGCATGACGGCCGCCCTGCACCGCGACATGGTGATGATGGGCCTGCACAATTCGCTGGTGACTCCAGGCGCGGTGAGCATGCTCGGCACGCCCGTCGACCTGTCCAAGATCACCTGCGACGCCTACGTCATCGGTGGCATCGCCGACCACATCTCGCCGTGGCAGGCCACCTACCGCAGCGCGAAGTTGTTGGGCAGCAAGGACAACCGCTATGTACTGTCCACCAGCGGCCACATCGCGGCACTGGTCAACCCGCCGGGCAACCCGAAGGCGTCGTACCGGATCGGCCAGGTCGCCGACGGAACGCCGGAGGAATGGCTCACCGAGGCCGAGAAGTCCAGCGATTCTTGGTGGCCCGACTACGTCACGTGGCTGGCCGAGCGCAGCGGCGACCACGTCGACGCCCCCAAGACGCTGGGCGCCGATGGCTTCCTCGCCACCGGTCCGGCGCCCGGCACGTACGTGCTGCAGAAATGA
- the phaZ gene encoding poly(3-hydroxyalkanoate) depolymerase: MTVTERYVSVCGQRLRVRVDRGRDMGAVPLVLCNGIGASLEVLDPFVEHLPGTVIRFDVPGTGGSPTSFAPYGFPYLAWVLGRLLNKLGFTVVDILGLSWGGALAQQFAFQNPRRCRRLVLVATGTGAVMVPGHPRVLAKMVTPKRFSNAAYAASIAGELYGGTVRQHGDDIAKLFLQQLHAGSKVGYVHQLLAGAVWTSIHALPAVRQETLIVAGTDDPIIPVANARIMNFLLPHSHLHLHSGGHVDLITNAGELAPVITQFLNEPGARA, translated from the coding sequence ATGACGGTCACCGAGCGGTACGTGTCGGTCTGCGGCCAGCGCCTGCGGGTTCGCGTCGACCGCGGTCGCGACATGGGCGCGGTTCCTCTGGTGCTGTGCAACGGCATCGGCGCGAGCCTGGAGGTGCTCGACCCCTTCGTCGAGCACTTGCCGGGCACCGTGATCCGGTTCGACGTGCCCGGCACCGGCGGGTCGCCAACCTCCTTCGCGCCCTACGGCTTTCCCTACCTGGCCTGGGTGCTGGGCCGGCTGCTGAACAAGCTGGGGTTCACCGTGGTCGACATCCTGGGCCTGTCCTGGGGTGGGGCGCTGGCGCAGCAATTCGCATTCCAGAACCCGCGCCGCTGCCGGCGGCTGGTGCTGGTGGCCACCGGGACGGGCGCGGTGATGGTGCCCGGGCATCCGCGCGTGCTCGCGAAAATGGTTACGCCGAAGCGGTTCTCGAATGCCGCGTACGCCGCCTCGATCGCCGGTGAACTCTACGGTGGCACCGTGCGGCAGCACGGCGACGACATCGCCAAGCTGTTCCTGCAGCAGCTGCACGCCGGCTCGAAGGTCGGCTACGTGCATCAACTGCTGGCCGGCGCGGTGTGGACGAGCATCCACGCGCTGCCTGCGGTCCGTCAGGAAACGCTGATCGTGGCGGGCACCGACGACCCGATCATCCCCGTCGCCAACGCCCGCATCATGAACTTCCTACTGCCGCACTCGCATCTGCATTTGCACTCCGGCGGGCACGTCGACCTCATCACCAATGCCGGCGAGCTGGCGCCGGTGATCACTCAGTTCCTCAACGAGCCCGGGGCACGCGCCTGA
- a CDS encoding helix-turn-helix domain-containing protein encodes MGGPSDDPYMRELGRRALVNLLGEEDAYRALNGIYDDVPDDDVFEEPEPEPDPVLADFYSGNSLRALAEARDGLDAAKERYDQAVVRARAAGWTWPEIARVLGVSKQALHSRFRDRAG; translated from the coding sequence ATGGGTGGACCGAGTGACGACCCGTACATGCGTGAGCTGGGTCGTCGTGCGCTGGTGAATCTCCTGGGCGAGGAGGATGCCTACCGCGCCCTCAATGGCATCTACGACGACGTGCCCGATGACGACGTGTTCGAGGAGCCCGAACCCGAACCCGATCCGGTGCTGGCCGATTTCTACAGTGGAAACAGCTTGCGCGCGTTGGCCGAAGCGCGCGACGGGCTGGACGCCGCGAAGGAGCGCTACGACCAGGCCGTCGTTCGGGCTCGGGCTGCTGGGTGGACGTGGCCCGAGATAGCGAGGGTTCTCGGCGTCTCCAAGCAGGCGCTGCACAGCCGGTTCCGAGACCGGGCCGGCTGA
- a CDS encoding VIT1/CCC1 transporter family protein, which translates to MAISSHEAEPHAGSVASKLNWLRAGVLGANDGIVSTAGIVVGVAAATAERGPIFTAGMAGLVAGAISMALGEYVSVSSQRDTEQALLAKEKRELKEDPAAELDELAGLLEGRGLSVSTARTAAEELTDHNAFAAHAVVELGITPGDLANPWAAAFSSAVSFTIGALLPLVAILLPPTALRVPVTMFAVLLALAITGVVSARLGGAPVGKAVARNVIGGALALSATYLVGHLVGGVVA; encoded by the coding sequence ATGGCGATCTCGTCCCATGAAGCAGAGCCCCACGCGGGTTCGGTTGCGTCAAAGCTGAACTGGTTGCGCGCCGGCGTGCTCGGCGCCAATGACGGCATCGTGTCGACTGCCGGCATCGTCGTCGGTGTCGCGGCCGCGACGGCCGAACGAGGGCCGATCTTCACCGCCGGCATGGCCGGGCTGGTGGCCGGCGCGATATCGATGGCGTTGGGCGAGTACGTGTCGGTGAGCTCGCAGCGCGACACCGAACAGGCCTTGCTGGCCAAGGAGAAGCGCGAGCTCAAGGAAGACCCCGCCGCCGAACTCGATGAGTTGGCCGGCCTGTTGGAGGGGCGCGGACTGTCGGTGTCGACGGCCCGCACCGCGGCCGAGGAACTGACCGACCACAATGCGTTCGCCGCGCATGCGGTCGTCGAGTTGGGCATCACGCCAGGCGATCTGGCCAACCCATGGGCGGCGGCCTTCTCGTCGGCGGTGTCGTTCACCATCGGCGCGCTGTTGCCGTTGGTGGCGATCCTGCTGCCCCCGACGGCGCTCCGCGTTCCGGTCACCATGTTCGCGGTGCTGCTGGCATTGGCGATCACCGGCGTGGTGTCGGCCCGGCTCGGCGGTGCGCCGGTCGGAAAGGCCGTGGCACGCAACGTCATCGGTGGTGCGCTGGCCCTGAGTGCCACCTACCTCGTCGGCCATCTCGTCGGCGGCGTCGTCGCCTGA
- a CDS encoding TIGR03564 family F420-dependent LLM class oxidoreductase — MVRYKQVTQSGLKEHPVQISIFGSLSGLKSPVDDTVAYLAQLRDEGFRRAWFAQMPYEPDLLTVLTVGLREVDGIEVGTGVLPIQNQLPMLLAQRALTISQMAGGRLLLGLGMTHQAVTEGMWGIPWDKPVRRLNEYLDGLLPLLSGEKADATGETVTTRGALMIPGAPTPPVYIAALGPKLLQIAGRRSSGTVTWMTGPKTLAGHVGPTLRQAAADAGRADAVRVVAAIPVAVTDDVDGARKQAAEQFAMYGYLPSYRAMLDREGYAGPEDIAIIGDEQTVRDRLAELEAAGVDEYVGVTFDPSAEGRARTRAVLKKLES, encoded by the coding sequence ATGGTTCGATACAAACAGGTGACCCAATCCGGCCTCAAGGAGCATCCCGTGCAGATCAGCATTTTCGGTTCGTTGAGTGGTCTCAAATCGCCTGTCGACGACACCGTCGCGTACCTCGCCCAGCTGCGTGACGAGGGCTTCCGCCGGGCCTGGTTCGCCCAGATGCCTTACGAGCCAGACCTTCTCACCGTGCTGACGGTCGGATTGCGGGAGGTCGACGGCATCGAGGTCGGCACCGGCGTGCTGCCGATTCAGAATCAGCTTCCGATGCTGCTGGCGCAGCGCGCGCTGACCATCAGCCAGATGGCGGGCGGCCGACTGCTGCTCGGGCTCGGGATGACGCACCAGGCCGTCACCGAGGGCATGTGGGGCATCCCGTGGGACAAGCCAGTGCGCCGGCTCAACGAATACCTGGACGGCCTGCTGCCGCTGCTGAGCGGCGAGAAGGCCGACGCCACCGGCGAGACGGTGACCACGCGCGGCGCGCTGATGATCCCCGGGGCACCGACGCCGCCCGTGTACATCGCCGCGCTCGGGCCGAAGCTGCTGCAGATCGCCGGGCGCCGGTCCTCGGGCACCGTCACCTGGATGACCGGGCCGAAAACCCTTGCGGGCCATGTCGGTCCGACGTTGCGCCAAGCCGCCGCCGACGCCGGTCGCGCCGACGCGGTGCGGGTGGTCGCCGCCATTCCGGTTGCCGTGACCGACGACGTCGACGGCGCCCGCAAGCAGGCCGCCGAGCAGTTCGCGATGTACGGCTACCTGCCGTCGTACCGGGCCATGCTCGACCGCGAGGGCTACGCCGGTCCGGAGGACATCGCGATCATCGGCGACGAGCAGACGGTGCGTGATCGGCTGGCCGAACTCGAAGCCGCCGGTGTCGACGAATACGTCGGCGTGACCTTCGATCCGTCGGCCGAAGGCCGGGCCCGCACCCGCGCGGTGCTCAAAAAACTGGAATCCTGA
- a CDS encoding TDT family transporter codes for MSTDAPETARLQYFGPNWFASVMGTGIVATAAASLPVHLPGLRGFAEGVWVIATALLVLLIVAVSVQWVRHPTVARSQVRNPQMTHFYGAAPMALMTVGLGALLIGKDLIGTRFAVDLDWILWTAGTIGGLFTAMTIPFLMFTQLEVGPDAAFGGWLMPVVPPMVSAASGALLLPHLPSGTARTTMFYGCFAMFGLSLIAALIIITMIWSRLAHYGTSGSARVPTLWIVLGPLGQGITAAGLLGTAAASAISPELASGMNIFAVLFGVPVWGFAVLWISLASALTVRTMRRGMPFALTWWSLTFPVGTFVTGTSQLAAHTGLPAFRVAAVLAYVFLLCTWALVAVRTLRGSVGGSLFTPPPAPAAIHKDPK; via the coding sequence ATGAGTACGGATGCGCCCGAGACTGCCCGGCTGCAATATTTCGGGCCCAACTGGTTCGCCTCGGTGATGGGCACCGGCATCGTCGCCACCGCGGCCGCGTCGCTGCCCGTGCACCTGCCGGGCCTGCGGGGCTTTGCCGAAGGCGTCTGGGTGATCGCCACCGCTCTGCTGGTGCTGCTGATCGTCGCGGTGTCGGTGCAGTGGGTGCGCCACCCGACGGTGGCGCGCAGCCAGGTGCGCAACCCGCAGATGACGCACTTCTACGGCGCGGCGCCGATGGCGCTGATGACCGTCGGCCTCGGCGCGCTGTTGATCGGCAAGGACCTGATCGGCACGCGCTTCGCCGTCGACCTCGACTGGATCCTGTGGACCGCGGGCACCATCGGCGGTCTGTTCACCGCGATGACCATTCCGTTCCTGATGTTCACGCAGCTGGAAGTCGGGCCGGACGCCGCATTCGGCGGCTGGCTCATGCCCGTCGTGCCGCCGATGGTGTCGGCGGCGTCGGGGGCGCTGCTGCTGCCGCACCTGCCGTCGGGCACCGCCCGCACCACGATGTTCTACGGCTGCTTCGCGATGTTCGGGCTGTCGCTGATCGCGGCGCTGATCATCATCACGATGATCTGGAGCCGGCTCGCGCACTACGGCACCTCGGGATCGGCGCGCGTGCCGACACTGTGGATCGTGCTGGGCCCGCTGGGGCAGGGCATCACCGCCGCGGGACTGCTGGGGACGGCGGCGGCTTCGGCCATCAGCCCGGAGCTGGCGTCGGGCATGAACATCTTCGCGGTGCTGTTCGGCGTTCCGGTGTGGGGTTTCGCGGTGCTGTGGATCAGCCTGGCCAGCGCACTGACGGTGCGGACCATGCGGCGCGGCATGCCTTTCGCCCTGACGTGGTGGAGCCTGACGTTCCCCGTCGGCACGTTCGTCACGGGCACATCGCAACTCGCCGCACACACCGGGCTGCCGGCCTTCCGCGTCGCCGCGGTCCTGGCGTACGTCTTCCTGCTGTGCACCTGGGCGCTGGTTGCGGTACGGACGCTGCGTGGCAGTGTCGGAGGCAGCCTGTTCACCCCGCCACCTGCCCCGGCAGCCATCCACAAGGACCCGAAATGA
- a CDS encoding DUF488 domain-containing protein produces the protein MIDTARVYDPVDPAQPPRVTVDRLWPRGIHKEDPRVGTWMPHVAPSNELRKWYHAHLDQYDDFAARYREELADSEDLAKLRAMGPVTLTTAAKDVAISHVPILAALL, from the coding sequence ATGATCGACACTGCTCGGGTGTACGACCCGGTTGATCCCGCCCAGCCGCCCCGGGTGACGGTGGACCGCTTGTGGCCCCGGGGAATTCACAAGGAAGACCCCCGGGTCGGCACCTGGATGCCGCACGTCGCACCCTCGAACGAACTGCGCAAGTGGTATCACGCGCATCTGGACCAGTACGACGACTTCGCGGCCCGCTACCGCGAGGAGCTCGCCGACTCAGAGGACTTGGCCAAGCTCCGGGCGATGGGACCCGTCACGCTGACGACCGCTGCCAAGGACGTCGCCATCAGCCATGTGCCGATCTTGGCGGCGCTCCTCTGA
- a CDS encoding MerR family transcriptional regulator yields MSSTDDLMNRALAALGEMDGPMSIEVIHRLADTDGVSKPMTITEVADLLDVSAHTLRYYERAGLVEVDRDSSGHRSYQPEAVRRLVFLTRMRLSGMAIRDLQHYIALVDSGEQTVPERLDMLLEHRDTIRRQIRELTLSLAATEYKIATYGGTTGDTC; encoded by the coding sequence ATGTCCTCCACCGACGACCTGATGAACAGGGCGCTCGCCGCGCTCGGCGAGATGGACGGCCCGATGTCGATCGAGGTGATCCACCGGCTCGCGGACACCGACGGCGTCAGCAAGCCGATGACGATCACCGAAGTTGCCGATCTGCTCGACGTCTCCGCGCACACCCTGCGCTATTACGAGCGTGCCGGCCTGGTCGAGGTCGACCGCGACAGCAGCGGCCACCGCAGCTACCAACCCGAGGCGGTACGTCGGCTTGTCTTCCTCACCCGGATGCGGTTGTCCGGCATGGCTATTCGCGATCTGCAGCACTACATCGCACTCGTGGACAGCGGCGAGCAGACCGTGCCCGAACGACTGGACATGCTGTTGGAACATCGCGACACCATCCGCCGCCAGATCCGCGAACTCACCCTCTCGCTGGCCGCCACCGAATACAAGATCGCCACCTACGGGGGCACCACCGGCGACACCTGCTGA
- a CDS encoding SDR family NAD(P)-dependent oxidoreductase, with amino-acid sequence MTTSTSPRTWLITGASKGLGRALAEAALAEGDHVVAAVRNPDSVAELSATYGDRFAAVAFDVRDVSGAAGLIQATVDRYGRLDVLVNNAGRAIVGAAEEVTDAQLRDLMDLHLFGPAALVRAALPVMRAQRSGTIVQMSSQGGRMSFPGVSTYSASKFALEGWSEAVAGEVAPFGIRVMLVEPSRFRTAFNAAEVLDFTAASPTYREVLGDVRADMAGADGKQEGDPVAAARIIVSLVRSEDVPLRLPLGAEAVERLTATYQRGLDEVGRWAELARSADFADVSASARPI; translated from the coding sequence ATGACAACTTCTACGTCACCACGGACCTGGCTCATCACCGGCGCCTCGAAGGGGCTGGGACGCGCACTGGCCGAGGCCGCCCTGGCGGAGGGCGACCACGTCGTCGCCGCGGTCCGAAACCCGGACAGCGTGGCCGAGCTGAGCGCCACCTACGGCGACCGCTTCGCCGCCGTTGCGTTCGATGTCCGAGACGTGAGCGGAGCCGCCGGGCTCATCCAGGCGACCGTCGACCGCTACGGTCGGCTCGACGTCCTGGTGAACAACGCCGGGCGGGCCATCGTCGGCGCCGCCGAGGAAGTCACCGACGCGCAACTGCGTGACCTGATGGACCTGCATCTGTTCGGTCCCGCTGCGTTGGTGCGCGCGGCGTTGCCGGTCATGCGGGCGCAGCGCAGCGGGACGATCGTCCAGATGAGCAGCCAGGGCGGCCGGATGTCGTTCCCCGGGGTCTCGACGTACTCGGCGTCGAAGTTCGCGTTGGAGGGCTGGTCGGAGGCCGTGGCCGGCGAGGTCGCGCCGTTCGGGATCCGGGTGATGCTGGTCGAGCCGAGCCGGTTCCGCACCGCCTTCAACGCCGCCGAGGTGCTCGACTTCACCGCTGCCTCGCCGACTTACCGGGAAGTCCTGGGCGACGTCCGCGCCGACATGGCCGGCGCGGACGGGAAGCAGGAAGGCGACCCCGTCGCGGCCGCACGGATCATCGTGTCCCTGGTCCGCTCCGAGGACGTGCCGCTGCGGCTGCCGCTGGGCGCCGAGGCCGTCGAGCGGCTCACGGCGACCTACCAACGCGGTTTGGACGAGGTCGGCCGGTGGGCAGAGCTGGCCCGCAGTGCCGACTTCGCGGACGTCTCCGCGTCAGCGCGGCCGATCTAG